From a region of the Actinomadura luzonensis genome:
- a CDS encoding trypco2 family protein, with protein sequence MAIELAELVGQLRAELTKAMNTAEDAELRFELGPIELELTVGVNKDVNSGGKVRFWVVELGGQGAMSSQSTQRIKLTLDPQRTGQTGKLWIAGGEEPDER encoded by the coding sequence ATGGCGATAGAGCTTGCTGAACTGGTCGGTCAGTTGCGGGCTGAGCTCACCAAGGCGATGAACACCGCCGAGGACGCCGAGCTGCGTTTCGAGCTGGGCCCGATCGAGCTGGAGCTGACGGTCGGGGTCAACAAGGACGTGAACTCAGGCGGGAAGGTGCGGTTCTGGGTCGTGGAGCTCGGCGGCCAGGGCGCCATGTCGTCACAGTCGACACAGCGGATCAAGCTGACGCTCGATCCGCAGCGGACGGGTCAGACCGGGAAATTGTGGATTGCCGGTGGAGAGGAACCCGACGAGCGATAG
- a CDS encoding TIGR02677 family protein produces MAFPSQEHQPFAHLSAPNAAFYREILRAFARAKERFIVHLRPEDVAAELRRDNDDALAQALDKLREWGNLRADADTGRVTSVEDFHRKRYLFQLTHAGQAAEQAISFYEDAIGKRGALQSVALGDIAEQLQSLVILARDADPDPARAHLLLLSLSDRFSSLADNAQAFMASLRRAIDFSDGDVAGFIAYKERLIDYINRFIADLANSGARIATLLSELDRFDHDRLLRLAARREAADAVPDEEETAEAYVRAEEAAFASWSNRWRGLRDWFVSTGAGRPSQARLLRQAAITAIKQLIDTVGLLNERRSGRSDRSADFRALARWFAEAPDEAAAHRLWRAAFGLTPSRHLTVTAATLEEWHEVDAGVPWSEAPPIRISPQLRRTGSYERRGKPNKVADRSQARRLLVEQAEREASETAAARAALRTDGPVLLSELNGLDPRAFRLFLGLLGDALAARRPGETEVKTVSADGSMEIRLTLVPHGGKVEIHTEDGVLTGPEHVIEITDLTAGP; encoded by the coding sequence ATGGCCTTCCCGTCTCAGGAGCATCAGCCCTTCGCTCACCTGAGCGCGCCCAACGCAGCCTTCTACCGGGAGATCCTCCGAGCGTTCGCGCGAGCGAAGGAACGATTCATCGTGCATCTCCGGCCCGAGGACGTGGCGGCGGAGCTGCGGCGGGACAATGACGACGCGCTCGCGCAGGCACTGGACAAGCTGCGGGAATGGGGCAACCTGCGGGCCGATGCCGACACCGGCAGGGTCACGAGCGTGGAGGACTTCCACCGTAAGCGGTACCTGTTCCAGCTCACGCATGCCGGGCAGGCTGCCGAGCAGGCGATCTCGTTCTACGAAGACGCCATCGGGAAACGCGGGGCGCTGCAGTCTGTGGCGCTGGGAGACATCGCCGAGCAGTTGCAGTCGCTGGTCATTCTCGCTCGCGATGCGGACCCCGACCCTGCGCGCGCGCACCTGCTGCTGCTGTCCCTGTCCGATCGGTTCTCGTCGCTGGCCGACAACGCGCAGGCGTTCATGGCCTCGTTGCGGCGCGCGATCGACTTCTCCGACGGTGACGTGGCGGGGTTCATCGCCTACAAGGAGCGGCTGATCGACTACATCAACCGTTTCATCGCCGACCTCGCCAACTCCGGCGCGCGCATCGCCACGCTCCTGAGTGAGCTGGACAGATTCGACCATGATCGGCTGCTCCGGCTGGCCGCGCGCCGCGAGGCCGCCGACGCGGTGCCCGACGAGGAGGAGACGGCGGAGGCGTACGTCAGAGCCGAGGAAGCGGCGTTCGCTTCCTGGTCGAATCGCTGGCGCGGTCTCCGGGACTGGTTCGTCTCCACGGGCGCCGGTCGGCCGTCGCAGGCACGACTGCTGCGCCAGGCGGCGATCACGGCGATCAAGCAGCTCATCGACACGGTGGGGCTGCTCAATGAGCGGCGGTCCGGGCGTTCCGATCGCAGTGCGGACTTCCGGGCGCTGGCGCGCTGGTTCGCCGAGGCGCCCGATGAAGCGGCGGCGCATCGGTTGTGGCGGGCGGCGTTCGGGCTGACTCCGTCCCGCCATTTGACAGTGACGGCTGCGACCCTGGAGGAATGGCACGAGGTCGACGCGGGGGTCCCCTGGAGCGAGGCGCCACCCATCAGGATCTCGCCGCAGCTGCGCCGTACCGGCTCCTATGAGCGGCGCGGCAAGCCGAACAAGGTGGCCGACCGTTCTCAGGCCCGCAGACTGCTGGTGGAGCAGGCCGAGCGGGAGGCGAGTGAGACAGCAGCGGCTCGGGCCGCGCTGCGGACCGACGGCCCGGTCCTGCTGTCAGAGCTGAACGGTCTCGATCCACGAGCCTTCCGGTTGTTCCTGGGGCTGCTGGGCGACGCGCTCGCGGCCCGCCGGCCAGGCGAGACGGAGGTGAAGACGGTGAGTGCGGACGGATCGATGGAGATACGCCTTACGCTCGTGCCACATGGAGGCAAGGTGGAGATCCATACGGAGGACGGCGTGCTCACCGGGCCCGAGCACGTGATCGAGATCACTGACCTGACGGCCGGACCATGA
- a CDS encoding TIGR02678 family protein, whose translation MIGDEERVQRRAALRALLARPLLTAERDPEALLLVRRHVTELRDWLARETGWRLMVDSATARLFKTAPDARDATHPARGKAGEPYGRRRYVLFCLALVTLERADAQTTLGRLAEEVLSAAAEPELDFTFTLDTRAERADLVAVVRMLLDWGVLRRVAGDEEAYLSATGDVLYDVRRPVLATLLTGARGPSTISAPSFEERLTELMAEPVADTDDLRNQALRRRLTRKLLEDPVIYLADLDEAERAYLASQRHAIVRRLEEATGLVAEVRAEGIAMVDPEDQLTDVRMPEQYTDGHVTLLVAEQLAVHGELTLEELKAFVRQAAREHTSFWRKGVTEPGAETGLLATALDKLTALRLVRVADGAAVGLPAIARYALAEPVIKGQ comes from the coding sequence ATGATCGGGGACGAGGAACGGGTCCAGCGGCGTGCCGCGCTGCGCGCGCTGCTGGCCAGACCGTTGCTCACCGCCGAGCGCGATCCCGAGGCGCTGCTACTGGTGCGCCGGCACGTGACCGAGCTACGCGACTGGCTGGCACGCGAAACCGGCTGGCGGCTCATGGTGGACTCGGCGACGGCGCGCCTGTTCAAGACCGCTCCGGACGCACGGGACGCGACTCACCCGGCGCGGGGAAAGGCGGGAGAGCCGTACGGCCGACGCCGCTACGTACTGTTCTGCCTGGCTCTGGTCACACTCGAACGGGCGGACGCGCAGACCACGCTCGGCCGGCTGGCGGAGGAGGTGCTGTCGGCCGCGGCAGAGCCGGAGCTGGACTTCACCTTCACTCTCGATACCCGGGCCGAGCGAGCCGATCTGGTCGCCGTCGTGCGCATGTTGCTGGACTGGGGTGTGCTGCGCAGGGTCGCCGGCGATGAGGAGGCGTATCTGTCGGCGACCGGTGACGTGCTGTACGACGTGCGCAGGCCGGTGCTGGCCACGCTGCTCACCGGCGCGCGGGGCCCGTCCACGATCTCCGCGCCCTCGTTCGAGGAGCGGCTCACCGAGCTGATGGCCGAGCCGGTCGCCGACACCGACGACCTGCGCAACCAGGCCCTGCGCCGCCGGCTGACCCGCAAGCTCCTGGAGGATCCGGTGATCTATCTCGCCGACCTCGACGAAGCCGAGCGCGCATACCTGGCCTCCCAGCGGCATGCCATCGTCCGCCGGCTGGAGGAGGCCACCGGGCTGGTGGCCGAAGTTCGAGCCGAGGGCATCGCGATGGTCGATCCCGAGGACCAGCTGACCGACGTCCGCATGCCGGAGCAGTACACCGACGGCCATGTGACGCTGCTGGTGGCCGAACAGCTGGCCGTCCACGGCGAGCTGACGCTCGAAGAGCTGAAGGCCTTCGTCCGGCAGGCGGCCCGCGAGCACACCTCCTTCTGGCGTAAGGGTGTGACCGAGCCGGGCGCCGAGACCGGACTGCTCGCCACGGCCTTGGACAAGCTGACGGCGCTGCGGCTCGTGCGCGTCGCCGATGGCGCTGCCGTGGGGCTGCCCGCCATCGCCCGCTACGCACTGGCCGAACCCGTGATCAAAGGACAGTGA
- a CDS encoding TIGR02680 family protein: MLTSPTSERWKPLRAGLVDLFYYDIEEFHFHDGRLLLRGNNGTGKSKVLALTLPFLLDGELAPHRVEPDGDRQKRMEWNLLLGGRHPHPERLGYAWMEFGRRTADGSEEFRTIGCGLKAVKDRGIVRHWFFLTPQRIGAELQLLSSTGVVLTRDKLREAVEGRGMVYDRAADYRRAVDEALFGLGEHRYEALVNLLIQLRQPQLSKKPDEKLLSRALTEALPPLSPALIATVAEAFRGLDEERDALRGLEEAREAATGFLIHYRRYGAIAAKRKAAVPRLAHSRYEHLGRDLGEAESRHAAAETELAAAQQVLEELEEQRTLLEARRDALRESPEMRDAERLKQYGQEAKRLADHARRCAQERDRLAGETQRREQRARTARDKADAAGLDLDRVQDLTVSAAREARCEPGTARTGPDHLLGADQPELARIRRAAEARADRQEQAIGELERLIDRVRQAQERMRAARAEVERLTADAQAVAQRVADAEEAVGGAVTGLVQKYTLYLAGLVELRLDDPDEVIAALRSWAASTDGPNPAASAVGDATRTATDALGRLGAELDSEIKEATRAAADLSEEISRLEAGGHEAPPPPHTRDPATRLDRPGAPLWKVVDFADAVPADHRAGLEAALEAAGILDAWVTPDGTLLATDDTVVVAGEPLSGPSCGAVLRPAVDREDRQAATLADSAVEAVLSGIGLGPGDGGRAWVAVDGRWTNGVLTGSWLKSEAHYIGEGAREAARRARLETLRGELDQVDRRIEVLRDRLESLAGRRERLAAEHRGLPSDSELRETHVKRATAYERRDEVDAAHAAADKALRERQDELQDAGVRAEEFAGDVGLPADPAALDEVKGALTRYRLALAQLWPAVQAWRDAQESAVDAAGELGRTKEQLDGAAELAAKAGEEAGAAAEVYRTLAETAGAAVEELFRRLDQVERELRERVGTERATRLREQRALQERGKAEGERDNLRKQIEEAATARDAAVREFQAFAATGLLNVALPDLDVPDTDGEWAATPAVLLARAVNTELDAVDEGDGPWDRVQKKVAEEHKLLADAMARHGHSVGLTLHDGVMIVDVIFQGRARDMPELAAALAEETGQRAQLLSAKEREILENHLLNEVAGTLHELIAAAESEVREMNGELESRPTSTGMRLRLIWKTARNAPDGLDRIRGKLRQTVDAWSAADRAAVGAFLQERIAREHADNPAAGWAEALTRALDYRAWHEFAIQRLQDGQWRPATGPASGGERVLAASVPLFAAASAHYKSAGNPYAPRLVALDEAFAGVDDDSRAKCLGLLATFDMDVVMTSEREWGCYPQVPGLAICQLSRRDGIDAVLVTPWRWDGRERRRAERPALGVPTPSAPAVRQDGLFGMDEGSAAG, encoded by the coding sequence ATGCTGACTTCCCCCACCTCCGAACGCTGGAAGCCGCTGCGCGCCGGGCTCGTCGACCTGTTCTATTACGACATAGAGGAGTTCCACTTTCACGACGGCCGTCTGCTGTTGCGTGGCAACAACGGCACGGGCAAGTCCAAGGTGCTGGCCCTGACACTGCCGTTCCTGCTCGATGGGGAGCTGGCCCCGCATCGCGTCGAACCGGACGGCGACCGGCAGAAGCGCATGGAGTGGAACCTGCTGCTGGGCGGCAGACACCCGCACCCCGAGCGGCTGGGTTACGCGTGGATGGAGTTCGGCCGGCGCACGGCGGACGGTTCTGAGGAGTTCCGTACGATCGGATGCGGGCTGAAGGCGGTCAAGGACCGCGGCATCGTCCGGCACTGGTTCTTCCTCACTCCACAGCGCATCGGCGCGGAACTTCAGCTGCTCTCCTCCACCGGCGTGGTGCTCACCAGGGACAAGCTGCGCGAGGCCGTCGAGGGCCGCGGGATGGTGTACGACCGGGCCGCTGACTACCGCAGGGCCGTGGACGAGGCGCTCTTCGGGCTCGGCGAGCACCGTTACGAGGCCCTGGTGAACTTGCTCATTCAGTTGCGCCAGCCGCAGTTGTCGAAGAAGCCGGACGAGAAGCTGCTGTCCCGCGCCCTGACCGAGGCGCTGCCACCGCTCAGCCCCGCTCTGATCGCCACGGTCGCCGAGGCGTTCCGCGGCCTCGACGAGGAGCGCGACGCCCTGCGGGGACTGGAGGAAGCGCGCGAGGCGGCGACCGGTTTCCTGATCCACTACCGTCGCTACGGCGCCATCGCGGCCAAGCGCAAGGCCGCCGTGCCACGACTGGCACACAGCCGTTACGAGCATCTGGGCCGGGACCTCGGCGAGGCCGAGAGCCGCCACGCCGCGGCGGAGACGGAGCTGGCGGCGGCCCAGCAGGTGCTGGAAGAACTGGAGGAACAGCGAACCCTGCTGGAGGCACGCCGGGACGCGCTTCGGGAGAGCCCCGAGATGCGCGACGCGGAGCGGCTCAAGCAGTACGGCCAGGAGGCCAAGCGGCTGGCCGATCATGCTCGCCGCTGTGCGCAGGAACGCGACCGCCTCGCAGGCGAGACGCAGCGGCGCGAGCAGCGAGCCCGTACGGCCCGGGACAAGGCCGACGCGGCAGGGCTTGACCTCGACCGGGTACAGGATCTGACCGTGTCGGCCGCCCGTGAGGCGCGGTGCGAGCCCGGGACGGCCCGTACGGGGCCGGATCATCTCCTTGGGGCCGACCAGCCGGAGCTGGCGCGGATCAGGCGTGCGGCCGAGGCACGGGCGGATCGTCAGGAGCAGGCGATCGGCGAGCTGGAGCGGCTCATCGACCGCGTACGCCAGGCCCAGGAGCGGATGAGGGCCGCGCGCGCCGAGGTGGAGCGGCTGACCGCGGACGCACAGGCCGTGGCTCAGCGTGTCGCCGACGCGGAAGAGGCGGTGGGCGGGGCCGTCACCGGGCTCGTCCAGAAGTACACCCTCTACTTGGCCGGCCTCGTCGAGCTGCGGCTGGACGATCCCGATGAGGTGATCGCGGCGCTGCGGTCCTGGGCTGCCTCTACCGACGGCCCCAACCCTGCCGCGAGCGCCGTGGGCGACGCGACCAGAACGGCCACTGACGCGCTCGGCCGGTTGGGAGCAGAGCTGGACTCCGAGATCAAGGAGGCGACGCGGGCCGCCGCGGACCTGTCCGAAGAGATCTCCCGATTGGAGGCCGGTGGCCACGAGGCGCCGCCGCCACCTCATACCCGCGACCCCGCCACCCGCCTCGACCGTCCCGGCGCTCCCTTGTGGAAGGTGGTGGACTTCGCCGACGCGGTGCCCGCCGACCATCGGGCCGGGCTGGAAGCCGCCCTGGAGGCCGCCGGCATTCTGGACGCCTGGGTGACGCCGGACGGGACGTTGCTGGCCACGGACGACACCGTTGTCGTGGCCGGCGAGCCGCTTTCCGGCCCGTCCTGCGGCGCGGTGCTACGCCCGGCCGTTGACCGGGAGGATCGGCAGGCGGCGACGCTGGCCGACAGCGCCGTGGAGGCCGTGTTGTCCGGCATCGGCCTCGGACCGGGTGACGGCGGCCGGGCCTGGGTGGCGGTGGACGGCCGCTGGACGAACGGCGTGCTCACCGGCTCCTGGCTCAAGAGTGAGGCGCACTACATCGGCGAGGGCGCCAGAGAGGCGGCGCGGCGAGCCAGGCTGGAGACGCTTCGCGGGGAGCTGGACCAGGTCGATCGGCGGATCGAAGTCCTGCGCGACCGGCTTGAGTCACTCGCCGGCCGCCGGGAGAGGCTCGCCGCCGAACACCGCGGCCTGCCTTCGGACTCCGAGCTGCGGGAGACGCACGTCAAGCGTGCTACCGCCTACGAACGGCGTGACGAGGTCGACGCCGCGCACGCCGCAGCGGACAAGGCGCTCCGCGAGCGGCAGGACGAGCTCCAGGACGCGGGCGTCCGTGCTGAGGAGTTCGCCGGAGACGTCGGCCTGCCCGCGGATCCCGCGGCGCTCGACGAGGTCAAGGGTGCGCTCACTCGCTACCGGCTGGCCCTGGCCCAATTGTGGCCCGCCGTACAAGCCTGGCGTGACGCGCAGGAGAGCGCCGTGGACGCCGCAGGGGAGCTCGGCAGGACGAAGGAGCAACTCGACGGCGCCGCCGAACTGGCCGCGAAGGCAGGCGAGGAGGCGGGCGCCGCGGCCGAGGTGTACCGCACGCTGGCCGAGACCGCGGGAGCCGCCGTCGAGGAGTTGTTCCGCCGCCTCGACCAGGTGGAGCGTGAGCTGCGCGAGCGCGTCGGCACCGAACGCGCCACCCGCCTGCGTGAGCAGCGGGCCCTGCAGGAACGCGGCAAGGCCGAGGGCGAACGCGACAACCTGCGCAAACAGATCGAAGAGGCCGCCACGGCACGCGACGCCGCCGTACGCGAGTTCCAGGCGTTCGCCGCCACTGGCCTGCTGAACGTGGCGCTCCCCGATCTGGACGTGCCTGACACGGACGGCGAGTGGGCGGCGACGCCTGCCGTGCTCCTGGCCAGGGCCGTCAACACCGAACTCGACGCCGTGGACGAGGGCGACGGGCCGTGGGACCGGGTGCAGAAGAAGGTCGCCGAGGAGCACAAGCTGCTGGCGGACGCCATGGCCAGGCATGGGCATTCCGTCGGGCTGACCCTGCACGACGGCGTCATGATCGTCGATGTGATCTTTCAGGGGCGTGCCAGGGACATGCCCGAGCTGGCCGCGGCGCTGGCCGAGGAGACCGGGCAACGCGCACAGCTCCTTTCGGCCAAGGAACGCGAGATCCTGGAGAACCATCTGCTCAACGAGGTCGCCGGCACGCTGCATGAGCTGATCGCAGCGGCGGAGTCAGAGGTCCGGGAGATGAACGGGGAGCTGGAATCCCGCCCCACCTCCACCGGCATGCGGCTGCGCCTGATCTGGAAGACGGCCAGGAACGCCCCCGACGGGCTCGACCGGATCAGAGGCAAGCTCCGCCAGACCGTGGACGCCTGGTCCGCCGCCGACCGGGCCGCTGTCGGCGCGTTCCTGCAGGAGCGGATCGCCCGCGAGCACGCCGACAACCCAGCCGCGGGCTGGGCCGAGGCCCTGACCAGAGCGCTGGACTATCGAGCCTGGCACGAGTTCGCCATCCAGCGGCTCCAGGACGGCCAGTGGCGGCCCGCCACTGGTCCCGCCTCCGGCGGAGAACGGGTGCTGGCGGCGTCGGTTCCGCTGTTCGCCGCCGCCTCGGCCCACTACAAGTCCGCGGGCAACCCGTACGCGCCACGCCTGGTCGCACTGGACGAGGCGTTCGCCGGGGTGGACGACGACTCCCGGGCCAAGTGCCTGGGCCTGCTGGCCACGTTCGACATGGACGTGGTGATGACCAGCGAGCGCGAGTGGGGGTGCTACCCACAGGTGCCGGGGCTGGCGATCTGCCAGCTCTCGCGCCGGGACGGCATCGACGCCGTACTGGTGACGCCCTGGCGATGGGACGGGCGCGAGCGGCGGCGGGCGGAACGCCCCGCCCTCGGCGTGCCCACGCCCTCCGCCCCCGCCGTACGGCAGGACGGTCTGTTCGGCATGGACGAGGGCAGCGCGGCCGGATGA
- a CDS encoding TIGR02679 family protein produces the protein MSGSSTNGPTAGGSVTGSGASERLGRLLGGDETAWLIDRARRRLEQGRPLTGTVTLTTATPAQRRAAEALLGRRAGAGSSLSVSLDEVDRILRVGGIAADGLREAVIRLRGPIRDLTGEKATRAADWKRAFAKLDALISERPELSGWRSWLESTGLVRRLATTAGEARTLLDRLSTVLERLPSPGTRLGRLAAETCADAHALDEGRPLATLALSAARALSGLPYASEGGADARRSAWAAVGVHLDDLSSFVLCLGLPGDDRSPTGRVLSAAGAAGEPCVLTLRQLLRHDTPLRANLVRICENPIVVAAAADELGASCPPLVCGGGRPSAAVWRLLDLLAAGGATFAYHGDFDWGGIAIAAAVHERAGFLPWRFDAASYRAVPSSAPLSGQVRPTPWDPELSVAMERRGVRVEEELVLPELVADLKLRTSS, from the coding sequence ATGAGCGGCAGCAGCACGAACGGCCCCACCGCAGGCGGCTCCGTGACAGGCAGCGGTGCGAGCGAGCGGCTGGGGCGGCTGCTGGGCGGCGACGAGACCGCCTGGCTGATCGACCGGGCACGCCGCCGCCTGGAACAGGGCAGACCGCTGACAGGAACGGTGACGCTCACGACGGCGACCCCCGCACAGCGCCGCGCGGCCGAGGCGCTGCTCGGCCGTCGCGCGGGAGCCGGGTCCTCCCTGTCGGTCTCCTTGGACGAGGTGGATCGCATCCTGCGAGTGGGCGGCATCGCCGCGGACGGGCTGCGCGAGGCCGTCATCCGGCTACGTGGCCCGATCCGGGACCTGACGGGGGAGAAGGCCACGCGTGCAGCGGACTGGAAACGGGCCTTCGCCAAGCTCGACGCCCTCATCAGCGAGCGGCCCGAACTGTCCGGGTGGCGATCGTGGCTGGAATCCACCGGCCTGGTCAGAAGGCTCGCCACCACGGCCGGCGAAGCACGTACCCTGCTCGACCGGCTGAGCACCGTGCTGGAGCGACTGCCGTCACCGGGCACGCGCCTCGGCCGGCTCGCCGCCGAGACCTGCGCGGACGCGCACGCGCTGGACGAAGGACGCCCGCTGGCGACTCTCGCCCTGTCCGCGGCGCGTGCCCTGTCCGGCCTGCCGTACGCGAGCGAAGGCGGCGCGGACGCCCGCCGCTCGGCCTGGGCCGCAGTCGGCGTGCACCTCGACGACCTGTCCTCCTTCGTGCTCTGCCTGGGGCTGCCGGGTGACGACCGCTCCCCCACCGGACGCGTGCTCAGCGCCGCCGGCGCTGCGGGCGAGCCATGCGTGCTGACCCTGCGCCAGCTTCTCCGGCACGATACGCCCCTGCGCGCGAACCTGGTCAGGATCTGCGAGAACCCCATCGTGGTCGCGGCAGCGGCCGACGAACTCGGAGCCTCCTGCCCACCCCTGGTATGCGGCGGCGGCCGGCCGTCGGCAGCCGTCTGGCGGCTGCTGGACCTGCTCGCGGCCGGCGGCGCGACGTTCGCCTACCATGGCGACTTCGACTGGGGCGGGATCGCCATCGCCGCCGCTGTCCACGAGCGGGCCGGATTCCTGCCGTGGCGCTTCGACGCCGCCTCCTACCGAGCCGTGCCCTCGTCGGCGCCGCTGTCCGGGCAGGTACGCCCGACCCCCTGGGATCCGGAGTTGTCCGTGGCGATGGAGCGACGAGGCGTACGCGTCGAGGAGGAGCTCGTACTCCCGGAGCTGGTAGCTGACCTGAAGTTGCGAACCTCGTCGTGA
- a CDS encoding IS256 family transposase: MLPAQGEWFDETLAAASPDVLREMVVRMAQMMMDAEVEQRCGAGYGEVSDARTNSRNGYRHREWDTRAGTVELAIPKLRTGTYYPEWLLERQRRAERALASVVATSYLLGVSTRRVEKLAEQLGVTRLSKSQVSVMARELDEMVADFRNRPLDAGPYTFVWIDALTQKVREGGRTVNVHALVATGVNADGHREILGIDVVSSEDGAGWLAFLRGLVARGLSGVSLVISDCHAGLRDAIGSTLPGASWQRCRAHYARNLATCVPKSAQPWVSTMLRTVFEQPDAGSVRAQHRQVVQALEDKYPKAAEHLDEAREDILAFAAYPKTVWRQIWSNNPQERLNKEIRRRTDVVGIFPNRDAIIRLVGAVLAEQHDEWTEGRRYLGLEILADCRKATERKTQEDAAEVNVTNNAIAA, from the coding sequence ATTCTGCCTGCTCAGGGTGAGTGGTTCGACGAGACCCTCGCCGCGGCGTCGCCCGATGTGCTGCGCGAGATGGTCGTGCGGATGGCGCAGATGATGATGGATGCCGAGGTCGAGCAGCGCTGCGGCGCCGGCTACGGCGAGGTGTCGGACGCGCGGACGAACTCACGCAATGGTTACCGGCACCGCGAGTGGGACACCCGGGCGGGGACGGTCGAGCTGGCGATTCCGAAGCTGCGGACCGGGACGTATTACCCCGAGTGGCTGCTGGAACGGCAGCGGCGGGCCGAGCGGGCGCTGGCCTCGGTGGTGGCCACCTCCTACCTGCTGGGGGTGTCGACCCGGCGGGTGGAGAAGCTGGCCGAGCAGCTCGGCGTCACCAGACTGTCGAAGTCCCAGGTCAGCGTGATGGCACGGGAGCTGGATGAGATGGTGGCCGACTTTCGCAACCGGCCGCTGGACGCCGGCCCCTACACCTTCGTCTGGATCGACGCGCTGACGCAGAAGGTGCGCGAGGGCGGCCGCACGGTCAACGTGCACGCCCTGGTGGCGACCGGCGTCAACGCCGACGGGCACCGGGAGATCCTCGGCATTGACGTGGTCTCTTCTGAGGACGGGGCGGGCTGGCTGGCGTTCCTGCGCGGCCTGGTCGCCCGCGGCCTGTCCGGCGTCAGCCTGGTGATCTCCGACTGTCACGCCGGGCTGCGCGACGCGATCGGCTCCACGCTGCCCGGCGCGTCCTGGCAGCGGTGTCGCGCGCACTACGCCCGAAATTTGGCCACCTGCGTGCCGAAGAGCGCCCAGCCGTGGGTCTCGACGATGTTGCGCACCGTCTTTGAGCAGCCTGACGCCGGCTCGGTGCGGGCTCAGCACCGCCAGGTCGTCCAGGCGCTGGAGGACAAGTATCCCAAGGCCGCCGAGCATCTGGATGAGGCGCGCGAGGACATCCTCGCCTTCGCCGCCTACCCCAAGACCGTGTGGCGGCAGATCTGGTCCAACAACCCGCAAGAGCGGCTGAACAAGGAGATCCGCCGCCGCACCGACGTGGTCGGCATCTTCCCCAACCGTGACGCGATCATCCGGCTCGTCGGCGCCGTCCTGGCCGAGCAGCACGACGAATGGACCGAAGGCCGCCGCTACCTCGGCCTGGAGATCCTGGCCGATTGCCGTAAGGCCACCGAGAGAAAGACACAAGAAGACGCCGCTGAAGTAAATGTGACGAACAATGCTATTGCTGCTTAA
- a CDS encoding GAF domain-containing protein, with protein MPGRKDPAKRTGGKRFTRSGIFRYGLPFLLTVVTAVCTAMATLSAIPIRVYWTLGIVAAIAANAFINLYKERAAEDAKRLAITAKASLVDVLLNQWQPVITAVQNVAAAESLTRKEQALSGLRQVTVGLASKIFSENSDKSFKTRATLYLFDNDQHELLRDSCQGRPSDGMPPSKISPDRNGRPPSLVKKDIAAIEIALGENAVLINSVTEHEITRDNTEGYRSCVVVPVQANGAKFGLFIVDSDQESSFSDEDKGLVIMMAHLLAAGLADVRTYRSIAAGSPKGGTNSALAPSLNNSVPTTRDGDESTTPIGKTSQE; from the coding sequence ATGCCGGGCAGAAAAGATCCAGCGAAGCGGACAGGTGGCAAACGATTTACCAGAAGTGGCATATTCCGGTACGGGTTGCCGTTCTTGTTGACCGTGGTGACGGCGGTTTGCACCGCTATGGCGACCTTGAGTGCGATACCAATCCGGGTCTATTGGACGCTCGGCATCGTCGCGGCCATCGCCGCCAACGCCTTCATCAATCTGTACAAGGAGCGCGCTGCGGAGGACGCCAAGAGACTTGCCATCACGGCGAAGGCCAGTCTTGTGGACGTGCTGTTAAACCAATGGCAACCGGTGATCACGGCTGTCCAGAACGTTGCCGCTGCCGAATCACTGACCCGCAAGGAGCAAGCGCTCAGCGGACTGAGGCAAGTGACTGTCGGCTTAGCGAGCAAGATTTTTTCAGAGAACTCTGACAAGTCTTTCAAGACTCGCGCCACTCTGTACCTCTTTGATAATGACCAGCACGAACTCCTACGGGACAGCTGCCAGGGAAGACCGAGTGATGGTATGCCGCCGAGCAAAATCTCTCCTGACCGTAACGGCAGGCCTCCCTCTCTCGTGAAGAAGGACATAGCAGCGATAGAGATCGCGCTCGGTGAGAACGCCGTCCTCATCAACTCGGTGACCGAGCACGAGATCACCAGGGACAACACCGAAGGATACCGGTCATGCGTGGTTGTTCCCGTCCAAGCAAACGGCGCGAAGTTCGGCCTCTTCATCGTCGACTCCGATCAGGAGTCGTCCTTCAGCGACGAAGACAAAGGTCTCGTCATCATGATGGCGCATCTGCTGGCGGCAGGCCTAGCCGATGTGCGCACCTACCGATCGATCGCCGCGGGCTCCCCGAAGGGGGGTACCAATAGCGCTCTCGCTCCTTCCCTAAACAACTCCGTCCCCACGACTCGGGACGGCGACGAGTCAACCACGCCCATCGGCAAAACCAGCCAGGAGTAG